One Pseudobutyrivibrio xylanivorans genomic window, AACATTATATATTCTATCTTTTATCCTGTCAAGCCCCATTGTTATACGCTTGTCCACACGTTTATCATCATGCGAGAATTTGTAACATTTGAGAAAAAAGGGACAACGTAACTATTTTTGTAAAAACCGTTCGATTGAAGTTATGGCATTAGCACCATCTGCAGTAGCTGTAATCACCTGTCGAAGTTGCTTTGTACGAACATCTCCAGCAGCAAAAATTCCAGGAATTGAAGTAGTACATGTCTCATCTGCTTTTATATAGCCTGCTTCATCCATCTCTGGCAAACCTGCAATTGAATTTGTATTAGGAACATTTCCAACGGCAATGAAAACACCATCTACCGAAAGCTCATTCATCTGCCCGGACTTTCTATTCTTTAATAGAAGTGATTCTACACTATCCTTACCATTAATTACCTCAACAGTGGTATCGTAAATAATCTCAATTCTCTCAGAAGACTTCACCTGCTCTTGAAGTACAACCGCACCTCTGAACTCGTCCCTGCGATGAATTAGATAGACCTTTGTGCAGAAGCGTGAAAGATAAATCGCATCCTCCAACGCCACGTCTCCACCGCCTACGACAGCAACGACTTTATCCTTAAAGAAGGCTCCGTCGCAGGTCGCACAATAGGAAA contains:
- the trxB gene encoding thioredoxin-disulfide reductase: MMMIYDIIVVGAGPAGLSAAIYGKRAGRNILVLDTSSISGGQILSTYEIDNYPGMPGVTGEELAIAMRQHCEKLGVEFARGRVTSIVDKGGIKELVTKKATFETRTVILATGATNRQLGCPGEEEFSGMGVSYCATCDGAFFKDKVVAVVGGGDVALEDAIYLSRFCTKVYLIHRRDEFRGAVVLQEQVKSSERIEIIYDTTVEVINGKDSVESLLLKNRKSGQMNELSVDGVFIAVGNVPNTNSIAGLPEMDEAGYIKADETCTTSIPGIFAAGDVRTKQLRQVITATADGANAITSIERFLQK